The genome window actgaatacctcggaatggtttcttcgagctgttgaccaCCAGTCACACTGAAAAAAGTTATTTAAATATTGCTAATCCTATCCATTAACATTAGGTACtcattcgtttacaacattgggtGCTTACTTGGCTAGATCGCCAACACCTTACCTTATATTTACTCCAATATTCTTTatccttctcttcctgttcctcttatgtgtcactgttttcgctgtcacttGACGCTGTTCACCTCTGGAGATTACTGCTACGTTGCATATAGGCATGTCTGTTACGTAGTGTCTGCAGGTActgttcatgtgttgtttttgaaatatttaggtgaggtattccgccttatgcaagacattgTTGGAGTTTTGTTTTaccaatacatgtttcagcactttttgtgctatttcAGTGGgttactgtatttcctttcttacaTGAAGCTATGGAATGTTTATGTTGGTAGCTGTGAGTCTTCCACACTATCTACAACTTGTCATGCCTTtgctgttgtgttgtttgtctcCTTTGTTTTTGGTGTGCTAACACGTTGGTTTCTACCACTTTTGTCGTTTCACAGGCATTTTCTGATATTTTTCGAACTTACAcggtgttgttgtggctgtgtcaTATGTACCGAAACATGTCTGTGTAAAACAAAACTCCAAAGGTATCTTGTGTAAGACGGAATTCCTCATCCAATTTCCTTAGCAAGTATggaaataagaagaactgcaacacaacAAGATGATTGTTTTAAAATACTGATTGTTAGTGCATATAGTTGTACCcactgttcttcgtctcttattcctttgtatatatgtatgtttctgtgaagtccaagtgtagtgtatgtctactgtacgcgtgttcgcgtattgcccgcagtgGAAGACAGTGTGTTCTGAGGAAACTTCTTCCCAGCATGTGTATGTAGGTGTCTGTCTCAGAGTCACGCGATTTAAGCGCGTGTAAGTAGGTATTTGTccagttaagaaatgtaccatactgcGGCTGGcatcgatatgtttcattctcaaccgctcccttacgtCTGGGAGGAAGTTGTGCAGTCTGCGTCCCTTATCGCTTAAATCCTACTCACCTTGCCATTTATCCAAACGCCAATTTATAAGGTGATGTGTCGTCTGTATCGGAGCATTACTTATTATGTtaaaccagtaccttgcagctctgtattccgtcgtgatatctatggggcatattccgagcaccacacacagtgcatccactGAGATGGTGCCGGAGGCTGGAGATAGCTTTAGTACGACACTTCTCTGCGCTCGTCTAACAGATGCTTTGTTAGTGATCAATTTCAGTCTGTGTGCCCACGTGCTAGTTGCGAAGCTGTAGCGCATAGTGGTATACCCTTATTATGGTAGAGGTAGTCTGCACTGTTTTGAATTGAACCTCACCAGCTTATGTAGTACTTCTTCTGCTTtgcctgttgttagccttatgtatTAGTGGAAATTCAATTTCTCAAcggagcgaggtggagcagtggttagcacactggcctcgcattcgggagcaagacggttgaatcccgcgtccagccatcctgatttagtttttccgtgatttccctaaatcgcttcagtcaaatgccgggatgattccttcgaaagggcactgctgacttccttccccatccttccctaatccgatgagaccgatgacctcgcagtttggtctcttcgcccaaataacccaaccctcaATTTCTCATCTAAGTGTATCCCAAGACAGCGTCTAACATGTACTCGTTTGATATTTGTGCCATAACGGAATCCCAATATGATGACGCTTGAGCCAAGAATCTTATCtttccaaattgtattttatgtcCGATTCCCAGGCAATGTTCAGGCACGGCCAACGTCTCAAGCTGCCTCTGTTTAATACGTCGCTTGTGCTCTGTACAAAGTCCGCAACAACACTAACAGTCTGACCTATGTATATGGGTGTCATCATAAATACTCTTTGCTCTGATTACTAAGTACGCTGAGCAAAGATTATTTCTGACATCGACTATCTACAGTCTGAACTGCCAGCTCATGGTGGTCAGTGGTTTTTACTACTGATGACTACGACAAACGCAGCTGTTCTATGTTTGAGTGCTTTATTCCAAGTAAATCGAGCAGATTTTATACAGCCATGCCACCGctaaagactccgaggacactatACCGATCTTGATATCCACGCTTAGACAAAATCCTTGCAGAAGGCGAACGCGACTTTCTGGTCAAAGGGTGAGGAGGTGGCATGGGCAGCGGCGGTCCCGGTGCGGTGCCCGCTGCGCCTGTGACAAAAACTCTTTGGTGAGAGCTGTGGGGGCGGAGGACTGGCGACGGTCCAGCCACGTAAGCTGCGGCCGCGGCTGCCACCGCcctggtgggagggagggagggagggaggcagctgCGCTAAATTGGAACGGCGTGCAGTCCGGCGACACCCCTCACGGCACACACTCGTCATCTCCAAAACCGCCGGCCGCTCGCGTGGACTGCAGCCGTGCGGCCGGTTCCGGTCACGAATTTACACTCActtctgtagcagcagtaacttctCACATTGTGCGGGGGAAGAAATTAATACAGCTATTGTGTCTCACTCTCCGAATCCAGGAATTTAATTAGCAGAATTTCTTTAGCTTTTCTTGTTGTCGCATGTGATGCACTTCTACACGCTAGCCTactctgtacaagcctcttcatcaatTCTTAGCTACTGCAACTACTATCCTTTCGAATCTGTTTACTTTATTCGAAACTTggcctccctctgcaatttttactcccaacactctccccccctcccactccctcttACAATTAAAAAAGGACGATTCCCTGATGCCTCCGGATATCTCCTAACGGCAAATTCTTTCGTTTACTCAGGTTGGGTTGTACCATTAATTTCTTTCTTCCTCTGTTAGATACAGTACATAGTCGTTAGATATTCAGTCTACCCACGTAATAAGGCTAAACTTCAGATAAATATCTTCGGGTAcgcctttttaatttttatatttatattcgaagttaacaTTATTTTTGGGAAACGCTTTTCTAGCTAATGCGTTTTCGCATTTTTCCCTCTTTAATTTGTTCATTGTCAATTGTTTTTCTGACCAAATGAAAAAACATATacggggtgtaaattttaagttgacaaaccagaataactccaagaataagcttcacacgaaaaaatgtgtagagttcaaagttgattattttcgagtggGACATTTgctagtgctaaaattagcccgccaccccagccctctGGGGAACCCTCATTTtatttgcagaatcagattctacataaaaactacgtacattttgtcttaaacatttgttttgattcttggcagttggccctgtaattcaagaaaatccatgttccgtttttgtgtggaaaatggttacggatggataaaaaatacttatttacttcgtaaattttggttcgctaaaactaaaactctcgctCTCTCCACATATGGTGGGGTTTAAGAGagaagaattagagttttacaaatgttgacccacatattaattttttccgcagattcgggtaaaataaagaaatataaaaagcGCCCTAGAAGGAATGACAACATTTTGCGCATTTCTGCCTATTATGGCATTTTGAAACGGCAGCTCAGTACGACCTGCGTCCATGTATGATCGTTACTTTTAAGAGGACGCTGTCCTCATGTCAACGGTATTTACAAATTTCATATGTACACGGTGTTTACAAATTAGTTAtaaaaaagtaacctttaattgtgaaaagggtaaataacttacggaaatgtttgatacagcactgaatgcagcatATCTTCAAATTTTATTCGCGGCTAATACTGTTAGTTCCCGGCGTTCCCGCTAGGTGACATGTGCGAATGAGTTAGCAGTATTACAGCAGTGAACACGTAGCAGTATAGCGGTGCAGAGCGCATGCAGTATTGTTTATGATTTCTCGAATCCTAAtccgctactacagttcagagaTAATTCGGACTCAATatctcaaagacaaactgttattactTCGTACActcgtttcaccgaaactggctgtgtgTTACATAGACGTCAGGTCTGGTTTGGCCAGCAGTCTCTGACGCAGCAATTGAATAAGTTCAGCAGTCTTAAATTCGTAGCCTGTAGTACCTGGACACGCTTGAAGATTATCTAATGCCTCACTTACAACAGGACATGGccacagaatttattttcaagcAATATGGCACGCACCCACAATAACATTTAAAGTTGTCGCGTATCTCCGTAGAAATGTGTCGACTTGGATTGGTCGGGGTGGAACAATGTCCTGGTTACCAGGGTTACCTAACTTAACCCAGATAGATCTCTGTGTACGGGGCTGCACTGAAGACAGAGTGTTTCCTCCGATTCCGGGAAACGTTGACGGGCTGCGACAGCGAGTAAAAAGTAGTTTCCAACATAAATCAAGACCTGCCTCGTATTATTTGGCACGAAACTGATTATAGATgggacatttgtcgtgttacaaaagGTAGTCACATTGAACGTTTGTACATTAAGCTTTAAGATATACTACATTcaatgctgtatcaaacatttctgtaagttatttaccttttcacaattaaaggttacttttgtataactaaacGTAAACAAGCTGTATAATAAGACAGCAGTCTTTATCATTTGCGACGTGTGTgagaaaagcaatgagactgattttttatctacaacagtttttatttttttccaacaaCAATATTTTCCTCTTGAGAGTAGTTGCCTTCGTCAGTTATACGCcggcggagtcgttgttcccaattttgttagcagcgctgaaaggcttcaagtgGTATGACATTTATCATGTCAGTCCAGGCCTTTTAATGTTTCCGAGAATCCCAAAATGACGTCCTctaatacatttttcaatttcggaaaAAGGAAAGAAGTCGCAAGGACTCAGATCAGTTGAAGAGGGGGGCAGTGGAATAATAGgattgccttttgaggtcaaaaatttcgTGATGAGAATGACCGTGTGaaatggggcgttgtcatgattgAGCCTCCACTCGTCTGCAATGTCCGTTCTCTCTAGACTCAGTCTTTTCTTGAGCCTTTCAGGATGTCTTTGTAAAACACATCGTTGACAGTTTACCCTGAAAGAATAATCTCACAAGAACACGCACACGTCGGAAGATTTCATCGGCTTTTGAAGCTGAAGGTCTTCCTTAGCAAGGGTCATCTTCAGCGTGTTCTCGGCtggcgaaaaacttgtgctcttgataaggaatgtttctGATAGGCCAGTTCGAACTTTTCGGATTTTACGGCATAACGTTGTTATAAATTTAGTTTTCCCTTATTATTAAAACACAACTACACTGATAACACTCTTAAAAATCGCGTAATGGATACCAGAGCTGAAACTCGGAATgggcatctggaagggatgaaaacAGCGGTCTACACAAGGTGAACAACACGGCGTTGCCAGATCGCACAAAATGTTGTCAGTCTTACTGTTTCTTTCACACACTTCGTATATAAGAAGAATGATTATTCATTGAGGTATTTTATAGGTGTTTCTGGAGAATTCTACAACAGTCCATTACCACGATCGTGAATAAGTAAGTTTAATAACAAGGTGAAAAATGTTGTGATATTTAAAATAATACGGGACTGTGGATGCCTGTAAACAGAGACTAATACAATATAGTGCGGTGTACTCACCAGAGCGCGGGATGGTGCGAGGGCGTGACGATGGACTGTCTGGACTCTGGGCGTGAGTCGTAGCGGCGGGCGGCGCCGCAGCAGAGCGCCACCGAGGCGGAGGGCCCGGGATCGTGGCCGGGCCCGGGAGGCGGCGCAGTCACCGCCTCCACGACGCCGACGCCGAGGGCGGCGGCGCAGCGAGGCGGCATCGACGGCGTCGGTAGGTTGACTGGGGGCGGCGTCGGCGTGGAGACGACGCGGCCGCCGCTGGCGCCCACGTACTCGACGGGAGCGCTGGCCGCGGGGGCGGGCGGTGGCACGGCCACCGGCACGGGCACCGCGCCGCCGGCAGACGTGGGGGCGGCCCCGGCGCCGGACCGCGAGGGTGCGCGCCCCCGCAGCGGCAAAGGCGAAGACGAGAACTGcgcgggcggcggcggcgccgaggcGGCCACCTGCTGCGGCTGGCCCGCGCTGCCCGACGACGAGCTGCAGCTGCCCACGGGCGAGGCGGGTGGCGCCGCCGCCTGCGGGGGCGGGCAGCAGCGGccgtggtgctggtgctggtgatgGCGGTGGCTGGGCGACGGCTGCGCCAGCGCGTGGTGCCCGTGGTGCTGGTGGtgatgctgctggtggtggtggtgctggtgggggTG of Schistocerca serialis cubense isolate TAMUIC-IGC-003099 chromosome 2, iqSchSeri2.2, whole genome shotgun sequence contains these proteins:
- the LOC126456275 gene encoding splicing factor 1-like, whose amino-acid sequence is MTAAAAAEDEYCRRERLVLQHAHPHAPVAVPAFLQAQPQPPQPPPPPQAQRPLPTATPTAAAGPGDPYMRRDLGYHHHYRLPPPSPAASAAGYCHPHGHPHAHPHGHGHGHGRPYYPPGVGQHRSLPAAPPPALRYHHPHQHHHHQQHHHQHHGHHALAQPSPSHRHHQHQHHGRCCPPPQAAAPPASPVGSCSSSSGSAGQPQQVAASAPPPPAQFSSSPLPLRGRAPSRSGAGAAPTSAGGAVPVPVAVPPPAPAASAPVEYVGASGGRVVSTPTPPPVNLPTPSMPPRCAAALGVGVVEAVTAPPPGPGHDPGPSASVALCCGAARRYDSRPESRQSIVTPSHHPALW